The nucleotide window GCTGCCGCTGACCTCGGTGCCCGGCGCGCTCAGGCCCATGATGGCCAGCGCCAGCTGCGACTTGCCGGCGCCCGACTCGCCCACCACGCCCAGGCTGTCGCCGGCGGCGAGGTCGAGATCGACGCCGTTGAGGGCGTGCACGGTGCCGCGCGCATCGTGGATGCGCACGCACAGATCGCGGATCGCGAGCAGCGGCGCGTCAGCCATGGGCGTGACCCGGCCGCGTCACGAGGCGCCGTCCTTCGGGTCGAGCGCATCGCGCAGCCCGTCGCCGAGGAAGTTGAAGCAGAACAGCGTCAGCGCCAGCATCCCCGCCGGCGCCAGCAGCGCCCAGGGCGCCTGCGCCATCTCGCGCGCGCCGTCGTTTACCAAGCTGCCCCAGCTGGCCTGCGGTTCCTGCACGCCCAGACCCAGGAAGCTGAGGAAGGACTCGAAGAGGATCACCTGCGGGATGGTCAGCGTCACGTAGACCGCCACCACGCCCAGCAGATTGGGGACGATGTGGCGCGTCACGATGCGCGCGCCGCTCGCCCCGCCCAGCTTGGCTGCGTCGATGAAGGGCTGGTGCTTCAGCGCGATGGTCTGGCCGCGCACGATGCGCGCCATGTCCAGCCAGTTGATGGCGCCGACCGCCACGAAGATGAGCACCAGATGCCGGCCGAAGAAGACCATCAGCAGGATGACGAAGAACATGAAGGGCAGCGCGTAGAGCACGTCCACCAGCCGCATCATCACGGCGTCGACGCGGCCGCCGACGTAGCCCGCCACCGCGCCCCAGGTCACGCCGATGATCAGCGACACCAGCGTGGCGGCCAGCCCCACCGCCAGGCTCAGGCGTCCGCCGGTGAGCGTGCGCGCGAGGATGTCGCGGCCCAGCGCGTCGGTGCCCAGGTAGTGCCCGTGGTCGATGCCGGGCGCCACGCTGAAGTGGTCCCAGTCCAGCGCCGCCGGGCCGTGCGGCAGGAGCCACGGCCCCACCACGCAGATCAGCGCGATCAGCACCAGCAGTCCGCCGGCGACGAAGGCCGCCGGGTGCGCGCGCAGCACCGCGCCGCGCGGCAGGGCGTCGGCCGGCGCGGTCATGCCCGCCCCCGCACGCGCGGGTCGAGCACGCCGTAGAGCACGTCGACCACGAAGTTGAAGGCGATGATCAGGCTGCCGTAGAACAGCACCAGCCCGAGCACCAGCGTGTAGTCGCGATTCAGCGCGCCCTGCACGAAGTGCCGCCCGAGGCCGGGAATGCCGAAGATCTGCTCGATGACCACCGAGCCGGTGATCAGCGCGGCGGCGGCCGGGCCGAGGTAGGACACCACCGGCAGCAGTGCCGGCCGCAGCGCGTGGCGCAGCACCACGCGGCGCATGGGCAGGCCCTTGGCGTGGGCGGTGCGCACGAAGTCGCTGCCCAGCGACTCGATCAGGCTGCCGCGCAGCAGGCGCGCGACGTAGGCCACCTGCGGCAGGCCGAGCGCGATCACCGGCATCACCAGATGCTGCCAGCCGGCGTCCTGCCAGCCGCCCGCGGGCAGCCAGCCCAGCATCACGGCGAAGCCCAGGATGAGCAGCGGCGCAATGACGAAGTTGGGGATGGAGATGCCGGTCATGGACAGCGCCATGACGGCGTGATCGGTGAAGCGGCCGCGACGCAGGGCGGCGGTGATGCCGGCCAGCGCGCCCAGCAGCAGCGCCATCGCCAGCGCCAGGCCGCCGATGGTGAGCGACACCGGCAGGCCGGCCGCGATCAGCTCGTTGACGGTGCGCCCCTCGTAACGGAACGACGGACCGAGATCGCCGCGCGCGAGGTTGCCCATGTAGATGAGGTACTGGCGCCAGAGCGGCTCGTCGAGGTGATAGGCGGCCTCGACCTGGGCCTGGATCTCGGCCGGCATGACGCGCTCGTCGTCGAAGGGGCCGCCGGGCGCGGCGCGCATCAGGAAGAAGGCCGCCGTCACCAGCAGCAGCAGGGTCGGCACGGCCGTCGCCAGCCGTCGCAGCGCCAGCCCGGTCACGGCTGCCCGGGCTCCAGGTCCATGTAGCGCGTCAGGTGCACGTCCATGATGTTGCCCTCCCAGCCCCGCACCCGCGGCTTGACCAGCCGGCGGCTGGTGTAGAAGTAGATGGGCAGCACCGGCAGGTCCTCGAGCAGCTGCGCCTCGGCCTGCCGCAGCAGGTCCATGCGGCGCCCGGCATCGGCCTCGGCCGCGGCGCGTTCCAGCAGGTCATCGTAGCGCGCGCTGGCGTAGCCGGTGTCGTTGAGGCCGTGGCCGCTGTGCAGGATCTCCAGGAAGGTGAAGGGGTCGTTGTAATCGCCGATCCAGCCGGCGCGGAAGACCTCGGTCACCTGCTTCATGCGGCGCGTGGTCAGGAAGACCTTGAACTCCTCGTTGATCAGCCGGGTGCGCACGCCCAGGTGCTCGCGCCACATCCAGGCAATGGCGATGGCGATCTTGCGGTGGTTGTCCTGGGTGTTGTAGCGCAGCTCGACCTCCAGCGGCTCGTCCGCCGAATAGCCGGCCGCCCGGTAGAGCGCGCGGGCGCGCTCGCGGCGCCGCTCCAGCGACCAGTCGGCCCATTCGGGCTTCGCGCCCGCGTAGCCGTCCACGCCCGGCGGCACGAAACCGAAGGCGGGCAGTTCGCCGGTGCCGACCACGCGGCCGGCGATGCGCTCGCGGTCGATGACCATGGCCAGCGCCCGGCGCAGCTCCGGCGAGTCGGCGAAGGGCGGCCGCGTGGTGTTGTAGCCGTAGTAGTAGGTGCCGAGGTAGGGATGGGCGTGGAACTGGTCGGGGATGGTGTCGCGCACCCAGTCCATGCGCGTGACCGGAATGTCGGCCGTCCAGTCCAGCTCGCCGGCGCGGTAGCGCGAGAGCTCGGCCTCGATGTTCTCGGTGCTGTGGAAGACCACGCGCTCCAGCGCCACCGTGTCCGCGGCGTGGAAGTGCGGGTTGCGCTCCAGCGTGACGTGCGACTGCAGCACGCGCTCGGCCAGCCGGTAGGCGCCGTTGCTCACCAGGCGCCCGGGCCGGTCGAAGGCCTTGCCGTGCTCGGCGACGGCGGGCTGATGGACCGCGAAGGTGGCCGGGTGCGTGAGCAGCCCGGGCAGGTACGGCGCCGGTGTCGCCAGCCGGATCTCCAGCCGGCGCGGGCCGAGCGCGCGCACGGCCAGCGTCTCGGGCGGCGCCTCGCCGGCGAGGATGGCCGGCGCGCCTTCGATGATCTCCAGCATCTGGGCGTAGTACGAGCCGGTGGCGGGCGCGATGCTGCGCTGCATGCCGGCCACGAAATCGTCCGCGGTCACCGGCTCGCCATTCGACCAGCGCCCGTCGGTCCGCAGCGTGAACACCCAGCGCAGGCCGTCGTCGCTGACCTGCCAGTCCTCGGCCGCGCCGGGCACCGGCTCCCCGGCCGGGCTCAGGGTGACCAGCCCCTCGTAGAGATCGCGCAGGATGTGCGAGGACGCCACGCTGGTGGCGCGGTGCGGATCCAGCGTCTCGGGCTCGGCGCCGTTGCCGCGGTGCAGGGTCTGGGCGCCGGCCGGTATGCAGGTCAGCGCGGCACCGACGGCGAGCGCGGCGGCGGCCAGCATCGGAACGGTGCGGGTACGGCGGGCACGCCGGGGCGGGAACGGGTGATGGGGCACGGTCGGCGGATGCACGATGCTCGGAACCCGGACTGTACCGGTTGGCCGGGCGCGCGTGCCGCTCGGAATGGTCGTGCGCCATCGTGCCGCCGGAGAGGCGTACCATCGAGGCGGGAGCCGTTCCGGCAAGGGCTTCGGCACGCGTTCGCGGTTGGGCGACGGCTTGAAAGCCAAGTCTGTGAAACGCGGCTAAGCCCCCGGTGACACAGCGAAAACTCGGGTTTCTCACAGCACCTGTGGATAACTTTGTTGAAAAGCGCTGCTCAACGGGCTATCGGCCATGCAGTCACGGGAATCGGCCCTGACGAGGGCAAAACGTAACCACTCTGACACTATGCTTGAAAATCAAGCACTTAATGCAATGACGAAGGTCATGGGTCGGTCTCCCGGCCGCTTGTGGGCAACGCGCAACCACCCTGCTCCAGCGTTGTGCATAACGACGTGAGTCTTACTGCACCGCAACATTTGCCGCAGGTCCTGTGCATCGCGGGTCACGACCCCAGCGGCGGGGCCGGCATCCATGCCGATATCGAGGCCTGCCGGGCCTCCGGCACGCACGCGCTGGGGGCGCTGACCGCGCTCACGCTGCAGGACACCGACAACGTCCACGCCGTGCAGCCGCTCGACGCCGACTGGCTCGACGCGCAGATCCGCCACCTCGCCGCGGACTGCCGCATCGACGCCGTCAAGTTCGGGGTGCTGGGCAGCGTCGAGCAGGTGCCGGTGTGCGTGCGCTGGGTGCGCGAGCTGGGCGTGCCCACGGTGCTCGACCCGGTGCTGCGCGCCGGCGGCGGCGCCGAGCTGGCGGCGCAGCCGGTGGCGGTGGCGATGCTCGAGCAGCTGGCGCCGCTGTGCACGGTGATCACGCCCAACGCCGCCGAGGCGCGGCTGCTGTCCGGCGAGGACCGCCTGGACGCCGCCGCCGCGGTGCTGGGTGCGCGCGGCATCGCCCACGTCCTGGTCACCGGCGGCGACGAGCGCGACGACGCCGAGAGCACCGACTGGCACTGGCACGACGGCACGCTGCGGCCGATCCGCCGCACCCGCATCGCGCAGGATTACCACGGTGCCGGCTGCACGCTGGCCTCGACCATTGCCGCGCTGCTGGCGCGCGGGGATGCGCCTGCCGCGGCCATCGACGGCGCCACCGCGCGCGTGCACGCCTGGCTGCAGCGTCCCAAGGTCATCGGCCGCGGCCGGCCCAGCCCGGCGCGCGACTGCGGGGACACGCCGTGAGCGCGAACGTGCCGCGCGGCCTCTATGCCGTGACCAGTGCGCGCGCATGCGCCGACGAGACCACGCTGCGCGCGGCGGTGGGCGCGGCGCTGGACGGCGGCGCGGCCATGATCCAGTACCGCGACAAGCACGCCACCGCCGGCCAGCGCGAGGCCCGTGCCAGCATGCTGGCGGCGCTGTGCCACGATCGCGGCCGGCGCTTCATCGTCAACGACGACGCCGCCCTCGCAGGCGCGGTGGGTGCGGACGGCGTGCACCTCGGCCGCGACGACGGCGCGGTATCGGCGGCGCGCGCCGTGCTCGGGCCCGGCGCGCTCATCGGCGTGAGCTGCGGCCCGTACCTCGACCGCGTGCGCGCCGCCGAGACCGAGGGCGCCGACTACGCCGCGGTGGGGCGGCTGTTCGCCTCCGCCACCAAGCCCGACGCGCCGGCTGCCACGCTCGACGACCTGCGCGCGGCGCGCGCCGCGACCCGGCTGCCGCTCTGCGCCATCGGCGGCATCACCGCCGAGCGCGTGCCGGAAGTGGTCGCGGCCGGAGCCGATCTGGTGGCCGCGATCGCCGGCGTCTTCGACGCCGGGGATGTGCGCGCGGCCACTGCCGCCTACACTCTGGCCTTCGATCGGGCATGAGGGGGCGGCGCAGCGATCGCCTCCCCGCCCCGTCCTCGCCGACGCCATCCACGCGCGCATTCCGCGCGAACACCGACCGCAACCACGAGCCGCGATGAGTCTCTCCGAACCCCGCCTTTCCGAATCGTTGTTCGAACGCGCCCGCGCCGTCATTCCCGGCGGGGTCAATTCTCCGGTCCGCGCCTTCCGCTCGGTGGGCGGCACGCCGCGCTTCATCGCCGCGGCCGAGGGGGCGTGGATGACGGATGTCGACGGCAACCGTTACATCGACTACATCGGCTCCTGGGGGCCGATGCTGCTGGGCCACGGCCACCCCGACGTGGTCGCGGCGGTGCAGGCGCAGGCCGCGCGCGGCATCAGCTTCGGCGCGCCCACCGAGGCCGAGGTCGAGATGGCCGAGGAGATCCGCCGGCGCGTGCCCAGCATGGAGAAGCTGCGCCTGAACAGCTCGGGCACCGAGGCGACCATGTCCGCGGTGCGCCTGGCGCGCGCCGCCACCGGCCGCGACGGCGTGCTCAAGTTCGAGGGTTGCTACCACGGCCATTCCGACAGCCTGCTGGTGAAGGCCGGCTCCGGCGCCCTGACCTTCGGCGTGCCGTCGTCGCCGGGCATTCCCGCCGACGCCGCCGCGCACACCATCACCGCCACCTACAATGATCTCGACAGCGTGCGCGCGGCCTTCGAGGCCCAGCCCGAGGGCATCGGCTGCGTCATCGTCGAGCCGGTGGCGGGCAACATGAACATGGTGCTGCCGGCCGACGGCTTCCTCGCCGGCCTGCGCGCGCTGTGCGACGAGTACGGCGCCGTGCTGATCTTCGACGAGGTCATGACCGGCTTCCGCGTCCATCCCGGCGGCGCCCAGGCGCTCTACGGCGTGAAACCGGACCTGACCGCCCTGGGCAAGATCGTCGGCGGCGGCATGCCGGTGGGCGCCTTCGGCGGCCGTGCCGATCTCATGGATCAGCTTTCGCCCGAGGGCCCGGTCTACCAGGCCGGCACGCTGTCGGGCAGCCCGCTGGCCACAGCCGCCGGCCTGACCACGCTGCGCGCCATCACCGACGAGCTGCACGGCCGCGCCAGCGCCCACGCCGCGGCACTGTGCGACGGCCTACAGGCGGCCGCGAAGCGGCACGGCGTGCCCTTCCTGGCGCAGAGCCAGGGCGCGATGTTCGGCATCTACTTCACCGACGCCGCCGCCATCACCGGCCACGCCGATGTCTCCGCCTGCGACGCCGACCGCTTCCGCCGCTTCTTCCACGCCATGCTGGACCGCGGCGTCTACTTCGCACCGTCGTCCTTCGAGGCCGGCTTCGCCTCGGCCGTGCACGGCCGGACCGAGCTCGACCGGGTGATGGCCGCGGCCGACGAGGTGTTCGCCGCGCTGCGCTAGGGCCTGTCGCCCCATCCGGCATGGACCGGCTGCAACCGCTGCTCGACTGGATCGCCCTGCACCCGGGGTGGGCGATCGCGCTGCTGGCGATCACCAGTTTCGTCGACGCGATGCTGCTGGTGGGCTTCCTGATGCCCAGCTACCTGCTGCTGCTGGGCGTGGGCGCGCTGATCTCGCTGGACGCGCTGGCGCTGTGGCCGTCGGTGCTGGCGGCGGCGGTGGGCGCGGCGCTGGGCGACGCCTTCAACTACTGGCTGGGCCGGCGCTACCTGGAACAGTGGAGCGCTCACCGGCGCATGGCGCGCTTCCGGCACAGCATGGCCCGCACCCGCGCCTTCTTCCAGCGGCGCGGGGTGCTGGCCCTGGTGGTAGCGCGGCTGTTCGGCCCGACCCGACCGATGGGGCCGATGATCGCCGGCGCCGCGCCCATGCCGGTACCGCGCTTCGCGCTGTGGACGGCGATCTCGTGCCTGCTGTGGGCGATGCTGTACATCCTGCCGGGCGTCGCCATCGGCGCGTCGCTGCAGCTCGCCGCCGAGGTCGCGACCCGGCTGGCGCTGCTGCTCATCGCCATCATCGTGCTGGCCGCCGGGCTGTTCTGGCTGGCCAGCGTGTTCGCGCGCATCTTCGGCTACCACGCCGAGCGCCACCTGCACGGCCTGCTGGCCTGGTCGGCGCGGCACCGGCGACTGGGCCTGCTGCCGCGCTGGCTGGCCGACCCGCGCTATCCCGAAACGCCGGCGCTGCTGCTCATCGCGCTGATGCTGCTGGCCGCCGGCTGGGCGGGTCTGGTGCTGACCTGGGGCTGGTCGCGCGATACACCGCTGGCGGTGGATGTGCTGGTCTACCGCCAGCTCTCGCTGCTGCACACGCCGTGGGGGCTGGCGATCGCGCGCTGCGTGGCGCAGCTCGCCGAGCTGCCGGTGCTGATGGCGACCGCGACCGCGATGGTGATCACGCTGCTGGCGCTGCGCCGCGGGCGCGCCGCCGCGCACGCGCTGGCGGCCTTCGCCTTCGGCGGCATCATCGCCGCCGGGCTGTCCCTGGGGCTGCGGGCGGCCGAGCCGGTCGCCTACTACGCGGGCACCGCCTCGCGGCCGTCGAACGGCGGCGACCTGATCATGGCGTCCGTGGTCTTCGGCCTGCTGCCGGCGCTGCTGGCGCGGCACGGCGACGCCGATCGCAATCTCGTCTACTACCGGGTCTGCGCGGTGCTGCTGGGCCTGGTCGCCGCGGCCCAGCTCTATCTCGGCCAGCAGTGGTTCTCGGTGGCGACGGGCTGCCTGGGCATCGGCATCCTGTGGATGCTGGCGCTGGGCATCGGCTACCGCCGCCACCGCATGCAGCCGGTGCCGGTGCGGCGCTTCCTGCCACCGGTGGCGCTCAGCTTCGCGGTGGCCGCGATCACGCTGTGGCCGAGCCCGCCGGCCGCGCCCGACGCGGGCCCGGAGGGCACCATCGACGCCGCATCGTGGTGGACCGACGGCTGGCGCAGCCTGCCCATGCTGCGCGACGAGGGCGGCGGTCACCTGCATCAGCCGCTGGTCGTGCAGTGGCGCGGCGAGGCCGGCGCCGTGGCGGCGGCGCTGCGCGCCGACGGCTGGACACGGGCGACGACACTGAACTGGGAGTCGGCGCTGCGCACGCTGTCGCCGAGCGCGCCCATCGAGGCACTGCCGGTGCCGCCGCAGCCGCTGAACGTGCAGTTGCCGGCGGCGATGTACCAGAAGCCCGTTCCCGACGGCGCCGCGCTGACGGTGCTGCGCCTGTGGCGCGCGCCGCTGACGGTCGGCGACACCCCCCTCTGGCTGGGCACGCTCAGCCGGCTGGAGGCGCGCGGCGTGCTGGGCGTGCTGCGTCTGCCCTACACTGCACGCAGCGCGCTGCCGCCGGAGGCGTGGCTCGCCGGTCTGCCCGGCACGCGCATCCGCGCCATCGACCCATCCGCGATCCCGCAGACGCCGGCACCCCGGCAGGCGGGATTGCTGCTGCTGCAAACGCCCGACCCCCGGAGGCCATGAGTAACGAAAGCCTGATCCGGCGCATGCGCGCCCAGCTCAACCGCGGCGACTCCTGGCTGACCTACGACCTCGGCCGGCTGTTCACCAGCGACAAGCTCGACGAGGAGGCGCTCGAGGAGATCGAGATGCGCCTGCTCGGCGCCGACGCCGGCGTCGAGGCCACGACCTGGCTGGTCGACAAGCTGCGCGCCGATGTCCTTGCCAGCCGCGTGCGCAACGAGAAGGAGCTGCGCGACCGCCTGAGCGCGCTGATCGCCGAGTGGCTGCAGCCGGTGGCGCAGCCGCTGGAGATCCCCGACTTCATCCGCCCCTACATCCTGTTCGTGGTGGGCATCAACGGCGCCGGCAAGACCACCACCATCGGCAAGCTGGCGGCGCGCTACAAGGCGCAGGGCCGCAAGGTCATGATCGCCGCCGGCGACACCTTCCGCGCCGCCGCCACCGACCAGCTCAAGCAGTGGGCGGCACGCGTCGACGTGCCCATCGTCTCGCAGCGCGAGGGCGCCGATCCGGCCAGCGTCATCTTCGACGCGGTCACCTCGGCCGACAGCCGCGGTGCCGATCTCATCATCGCCGACACCGCCGGCCGCCTGCACACGCAGTCGCATCTGATGGACGAGCTGCGCAAGATCAAGCGCGTCATCCAGAAGCACGACCCCTACGCGCCGCACGAGAGCCTGCTCATCCTCGACGGCACGCTGGGCGGCAACGGCCTGGCGCAGGCGGTGCAGTTCCACGAAGCGCTCGGCCTCACCGGCGTGGCCGTGACCAAGCTCGACGGCACCGCGCGCGGCGGCATCCTGCTGGCGCTGGCCAAGCGGCTGGCGCTGCCGGTGCGCTACATCGGCATCGGCGAGGGAGTCGAGGACCTCATCCCCTTCGATGCCGACGCCTTCGCGCGCGCGCTGGTCGACGGCGGCATCGAGCGCGGCGGGCAGTAGCGCACATAGGGGTCCGGCGGCGGGCGTCTGCTAGTCGCCGGCGGGATAGAGCCGGTTCTCCCGTCGCGCGACACGGCGCGGCAGCGGCATCGCCATCGCGGCTTCGCCGCCGGCGCGCACCAGCAGGTCGTCGGCGGCCGCGCGCGCGGTGTGGCTCAGGCCGTGGTAGTAGTCCAGCGGGCGCTGCGCCATCCACAGCGCGTAGGGCATGACCGCCCGCTCGCCGTGGGCCTCGCCGATGCGGAAGGCATGCGTCCCGATGGTGCGGCGGATGCGCTCGCCGGGCTGCTTCGCGATCCACTCGGATACGCGCAGCGCGGTGTCGGCGAGCACCGGGAACTGTTCGTCGAACTGCCGGCGCAGGATGGGGATCAGCGTCTCCGGTACGGCGTCGTCGGGGAGCCAGTCACCGATCGGCGGCTCGGGTTCGTTCATGCGCTCGACCCAGGCCGCGACATGGGGCGCTATGCGACGCATCAGCCGCCCGGGCGCGGGGTCGCGGTAGAGATGAGCGTAGAGCGGCGCGATCAGGCCGAAGTCGCCGATGCTCGCGCGCCCGCCGAACAGGTAGGGATGTTCGGCGAAGTGCGCGTCGAGATCGCGCAGGAATCCTTCGTACCACTGCTCGATGGCGGGGATGGTGCGCTCATCGATCCCCAGGCCGGGAAGCATGCCGGCGAAGCGGCGCGCCAGCCGACCTCCGGCGAGCCGTCGCAGCGGCGCGGGCGCGCGCGGCAGCACGACGCGACCGAACTCGGCGAACAGGAAGCGGCGGTTCTCGGCCGGGAAGTTCCAGCGATAGTGCATCGCCGGGATCAGCAGCCACTCGTCGCCGTAGAGCTCGAGCAGCAGCGCGGCGAGGCGCTGGGCCGGCGTGTCCGGGTAGACCGGGCGCTCCGGGAAGCGCGACTCGAGGCGGTCGATGATGTCGGTGGTGTCCTGGATGAGCTCGCCTTCGGGCGTCTCCACCACCGGGATCATCGAGACCCCGGTCCCCGGCACGATGGTCCGGCGATAGACGCTCAGCGTCGACAGCACCTCGCGGAAGGGGATGCCCTTGTAGCGCAGGTAGGCGCGCGCCTTGCCCGTGTAGAGCGAGAACTCGGTGCCGTAGAGCGTGTAGCGATCGGGGGCGGGCATCAGAACCAGTTCTCCTGCATGGTGAGGCAAGTGTCCTCGCCGTCGGCCACCAGCGTGGCCCAGTGCCGGATGCGCGGCAGCTCGCGCCGGAAGAAGAAGCGTGCGGCCTGCCGCTTGCCGGCGTAGAAGGCTGCTTCGCCGTCGCCGGCCGGATCGGCCCGCGCCGCCAGCAGCGCCTGACGCAGCCAGACCCAGGCGATGACGACGTGCCCGAGCATGTCCAGGTAGGCGCCGGCGTTGGCGAGATAGGTCTCCGGCTCGCGCGCACGCTCGGCGGCGCGGCGTGTGGTGTCGACGACCAGCGCCACGGCATCGTCGAGCGCTCTCGCATGCGGCTGCAGGTCGTCGATCGCCGCCGCCTCGGCAGTGGTCGCGGCGATCTCGGCCAGCAGGACCTTGAGGGCGGCGCCCTCGCGCATGGTCACCTTGCGCCCCAGCAGATCGATGGCCTGGATGCCGTTGGTGCCTTCGTGGATCGGGTTCAGGCGGTTGTCGCGATAGAGCCGCTCGACCGGGTACTCGCGCGTGTAGCCATAGCCGCC belongs to Algiphilus sp. and includes:
- a CDS encoding ABC transporter permease subunit — its product is MTAPADALPRGAVLRAHPAAFVAGGLLVLIALICVVGPWLLPHGPAALDWDHFSVAPGIDHGHYLGTDALGRDILARTLTGGRLSLAVGLAATLVSLIIGVTWGAVAGYVGGRVDAVMMRLVDVLYALPFMFFVILLMVFFGRHLVLIFVAVGAINWLDMARIVRGQTIALKHQPFIDAAKLGGASGARIVTRHIVPNLLGVVAVYVTLTIPQVILFESFLSFLGLGVQEPQASWGSLVNDGAREMAQAPWALLAPAGMLALTLFCFNFLGDGLRDALDPKDGAS
- the oppB gene encoding oligopeptide ABC transporter permease OppB; translation: MTGLALRRLATAVPTLLLLVTAAFFLMRAAPGGPFDDERVMPAEIQAQVEAAYHLDEPLWRQYLIYMGNLARGDLGPSFRYEGRTVNELIAAGLPVSLTIGGLALAMALLLGALAGITAALRRGRFTDHAVMALSMTGISIPNFVIAPLLILGFAVMLGWLPAGGWQDAGWQHLVMPVIALGLPQVAYVARLLRGSLIESLGSDFVRTAHAKGLPMRRVVLRHALRPALLPVVSYLGPAAAALITGSVVIEQIFGIPGLGRHFVQGALNRDYTLVLGLVLFYGSLIIAFNFVVDVLYGVLDPRVRGRA
- the hemL gene encoding glutamate-1-semialdehyde 2,1-aminomutase; translated protein: MSLSEPRLSESLFERARAVIPGGVNSPVRAFRSVGGTPRFIAAAEGAWMTDVDGNRYIDYIGSWGPMLLGHGHPDVVAAVQAQAARGISFGAPTEAEVEMAEEIRRRVPSMEKLRLNSSGTEATMSAVRLARAATGRDGVLKFEGCYHGHSDSLLVKAGSGALTFGVPSSPGIPADAAAHTITATYNDLDSVRAAFEAQPEGIGCVIVEPVAGNMNMVLPADGFLAGLRALCDEYGAVLIFDEVMTGFRVHPGGAQALYGVKPDLTALGKIVGGGMPVGAFGGRADLMDQLSPEGPVYQAGTLSGSPLATAAGLTTLRAITDELHGRASAHAAALCDGLQAAAKRHGVPFLAQSQGAMFGIYFTDAAAITGHADVSACDADRFRRFFHAMLDRGVYFAPSSFEAGFASAVHGRTELDRVMAAADEVFAALR
- a CDS encoding peptide ABC transporter substrate-binding protein, with the protein product MLAAAALAVGAALTCIPAGAQTLHRGNGAEPETLDPHRATSVASSHILRDLYEGLVTLSPAGEPVPGAAEDWQVSDDGLRWVFTLRTDGRWSNGEPVTADDFVAGMQRSIAPATGSYYAQMLEIIEGAPAILAGEAPPETLAVRALGPRRLEIRLATPAPYLPGLLTHPATFAVHQPAVAEHGKAFDRPGRLVSNGAYRLAERVLQSHVTLERNPHFHAADTVALERVVFHSTENIEAELSRYRAGELDWTADIPVTRMDWVRDTIPDQFHAHPYLGTYYYGYNTTRPPFADSPELRRALAMVIDRERIAGRVVGTGELPAFGFVPPGVDGYAGAKPEWADWSLERRRERARALYRAAGYSADEPLEVELRYNTQDNHRKIAIAIAWMWREHLGVRTRLINEEFKVFLTTRRMKQVTEVFRAGWIGDYNDPFTFLEILHSGHGLNDTGYASARYDDLLERAAAEADAGRRMDLLRQAEAQLLEDLPVLPIYFYTSRRLVKPRVRGWEGNIMDVHLTRYMDLEPGQP
- the thiE gene encoding thiamine phosphate synthase, which encodes MSANVPRGLYAVTSARACADETTLRAAVGAALDGGAAMIQYRDKHATAGQREARASMLAALCHDRGRRFIVNDDAALAGAVGADGVHLGRDDGAVSAARAVLGPGALIGVSCGPYLDRVRAAETEGADYAAVGRLFASATKPDAPAATLDDLRAARAATRLPLCAIGGITAERVPEVVAAGADLVAAIAGVFDAGDVRAATAAYTLAFDRA
- a CDS encoding glutathione S-transferase family protein; this encodes MPAPDRYTLYGTEFSLYTGKARAYLRYKGIPFREVLSTLSVYRRTIVPGTGVSMIPVVETPEGELIQDTTDIIDRLESRFPERPVYPDTPAQRLAALLLELYGDEWLLIPAMHYRWNFPAENRRFLFAEFGRVVLPRAPAPLRRLAGGRLARRFAGMLPGLGIDERTIPAIEQWYEGFLRDLDAHFAEHPYLFGGRASIGDFGLIAPLYAHLYRDPAPGRLMRRIAPHVAAWVERMNEPEPPIGDWLPDDAVPETLIPILRRQFDEQFPVLADTALRVSEWIAKQPGERIRRTIGTHAFRIGEAHGERAVMPYALWMAQRPLDYYHGLSHTARAAADDLLVRAGGEAAMAMPLPRRVARRENRLYPAGD
- a CDS encoding VTT domain-containing protein, yielding MDRLQPLLDWIALHPGWAIALLAITSFVDAMLLVGFLMPSYLLLLGVGALISLDALALWPSVLAAAVGAALGDAFNYWLGRRYLEQWSAHRRMARFRHSMARTRAFFQRRGVLALVVARLFGPTRPMGPMIAGAAPMPVPRFALWTAISCLLWAMLYILPGVAIGASLQLAAEVATRLALLLIAIIVLAAGLFWLASVFARIFGYHAERHLHGLLAWSARHRRLGLLPRWLADPRYPETPALLLIALMLLAAGWAGLVLTWGWSRDTPLAVDVLVYRQLSLLHTPWGLAIARCVAQLAELPVLMATATAMVITLLALRRGRAAAHALAAFAFGGIIAAGLSLGLRAAEPVAYYAGTASRPSNGGDLIMASVVFGLLPALLARHGDADRNLVYYRVCAVLLGLVAAAQLYLGQQWFSVATGCLGIGILWMLALGIGYRRHRMQPVPVRRFLPPVALSFAVAAITLWPSPPAAPDAGPEGTIDAASWWTDGWRSLPMLRDEGGGHLHQPLVVQWRGEAGAVAAALRADGWTRATTLNWESALRTLSPSAPIEALPVPPQPLNVQLPAAMYQKPVPDGAALTVLRLWRAPLTVGDTPLWLGTLSRLEARGVLGVLRLPYTARSALPPEAWLAGLPGTRIRAIDPSAIPQTPAPRQAGLLLLQTPDPRRP
- a CDS encoding hydroxymethylpyrimidine/phosphomethylpyrimidine kinase — protein: MPQVLCIAGHDPSGGAGIHADIEACRASGTHALGALTALTLQDTDNVHAVQPLDADWLDAQIRHLAADCRIDAVKFGVLGSVEQVPVCVRWVRELGVPTVLDPVLRAGGGAELAAQPVAVAMLEQLAPLCTVITPNAAEARLLSGEDRLDAAAAVLGARGIAHVLVTGGDERDDAESTDWHWHDGTLRPIRRTRIAQDYHGAGCTLASTIAALLARGDAPAAAIDGATARVHAWLQRPKVIGRGRPSPARDCGDTP
- the ftsY gene encoding signal recognition particle-docking protein FtsY; its protein translation is MSNESLIRRMRAQLNRGDSWLTYDLGRLFTSDKLDEEALEEIEMRLLGADAGVEATTWLVDKLRADVLASRVRNEKELRDRLSALIAEWLQPVAQPLEIPDFIRPYILFVVGINGAGKTTTIGKLAARYKAQGRKVMIAAGDTFRAAATDQLKQWAARVDVPIVSQREGADPASVIFDAVTSADSRGADLIIADTAGRLHTQSHLMDELRKIKRVIQKHDPYAPHESLLILDGTLGGNGLAQAVQFHEALGLTGVAVTKLDGTARGGILLALAKRLALPVRYIGIGEGVEDLIPFDADAFARALVDGGIERGGQ